In Sulfurihydrogenibium subterraneum DSM 15120, a single window of DNA contains:
- a CDS encoding endonuclease V: MDLESLKNNQLELAKRLKLEDKININKIKLVAGIDTTFLDPYKEPTLAISCIVVLNLEDFSVVEVVFGQKEIDFPYIPTFLAFREIPSIMDAYQKLKSVPDVFILDGQGILHPRKMGIASHFGVITDTVSIGCGKSLLYGKYTQIENKPMAYNPVYADGELRGYALRVKKNTNPIFISPGNNISLNSSLYVIIKTIKSYKLPEPVRLAHNYLTEYRKKLLQEVKDG; the protein is encoded by the coding sequence ATGGATTTAGAATCTTTAAAAAATAATCAGTTAGAATTAGCTAAGAGATTAAAGTTGGAAGATAAGATAAACATAAATAAAATAAAGTTAGTAGCAGGTATAGATACTACCTTTTTAGACCCTTACAAAGAACCTACCTTAGCTATAAGCTGTATAGTTGTTTTAAATTTAGAGGATTTTTCTGTTGTTGAAGTAGTGTTTGGACAAAAAGAAATAGACTTTCCATACATACCAACCTTTTTAGCTTTTAGAGAGATTCCATCTATAATGGATGCTTATCAAAAATTGAAATCAGTTCCTGATGTTTTTATATTAGACGGTCAAGGAATACTTCACCCCAGAAAGATGGGGATAGCTTCCCATTTTGGAGTTATTACAGATACAGTTAGTATCGGTTGTGGTAAAAGTCTTTTGTATGGCAAGTACACTCAAATAGAAAACAAGCCAATGGCTTACAATCCTGTTTACGCAGATGGAGAATTAAGAGGTTATGCTTTAAGAGTTAAAAAAAATACTAACCCTATCTTTATATCTCCTGGGAATAACATATCCTTAAACAGCTCTCTTTATGTTATAATAAAAACAATAAAATCCTACAAACTACCTGAGCCTGTTAGATTGGCTCACAACTATTTAACAGAATATAGAAAAAAACTTCTGCAAGAGGTAAAAGATGGCTGA
- a CDS encoding OsmC family protein — MAEEKTAVIELTDQGFIGRMENKDFILNLSNTTFNATDLMLISIGYCFGITVDAYVKHKNLSISNLKINVKGKKHETENRYEKVDIEVSFDGDLTPEQRERIITIGKRGCTVSNSMIKAPEINVILI, encoded by the coding sequence ATGGCTGAAGAAAAAACAGCAGTTATAGAACTTACAGATCAAGGTTTTATAGGTAGAATGGAAAACAAGGATTTTATTTTAAATCTCTCTAACACAACCTTTAACGCCACAGACTTAATGCTTATATCTATCGGATACTGCTTTGGTATTACAGTAGATGCTTATGTGAAACATAAAAATTTAAGTATATCTAATTTAAAGATAAACGTAAAAGGAAAAAAACACGAAACAGAAAACAGGTACGAAAAAGTGGACATAGAAGTGTCCTTTGACGGAGATTTAACTCCAGAACAAAGAGAAAGAATTATCACGATAGGAAAAAGAGGCTGTACTGTAAGCAACTCTATGATAAAAGCTCCAGAAATAAACGTAATCTTAATTTAA